The following are from one region of the Pseudohongiella spirulinae genome:
- a CDS encoding LysR family transcriptional regulator: MPYRLARLIQRLSFRQLQIFHTVYRKQSYSRAAEELNLTQPAVSSQIRQLEQALGQPVFDYVGKKLYVTAAGEQLMRHVTELFDNLNVLQMELAVLQGQVRGQLRIAAVSTAQYVVPYLLKGFLDKFPQVDIQLKVINRARALERLTQNQDDLLIMGMVPDSNGINLLPFLDNLLVPVVRANDPLLQQPIDTQTFLDAGLLIREQGSGTRHALEQWCREQKLQLNPKMEMGSNDAIKHGVLADLGVAVLPKVSISSELQLGSLEILKLPGFPLRRSWSLVYPKGKHPTPVMQAFLNFVKTPLPQGMESISSPSLIGTARSSF; this comes from the coding sequence ATGCCATATCGTCTGGCCCGTCTCATACAGCGCCTGTCATTCCGGCAACTGCAGATTTTCCATACGGTCTATCGCAAGCAAAGCTACAGTCGGGCGGCGGAGGAACTTAATCTCACTCAACCCGCCGTCAGCTCCCAGATCAGGCAGCTCGAGCAGGCTCTGGGACAACCCGTATTCGACTATGTAGGCAAAAAGCTCTATGTCACAGCGGCCGGCGAACAGCTTATGCGCCATGTGACCGAACTATTCGACAACCTTAATGTTCTGCAAATGGAATTAGCTGTCCTTCAAGGCCAGGTTCGGGGACAGCTGCGAATAGCCGCGGTCAGCACAGCCCAGTATGTCGTGCCTTACCTGCTAAAGGGCTTTCTAGATAAGTTTCCGCAGGTCGACATACAGCTCAAGGTCATCAACCGGGCAAGGGCACTGGAACGACTCACGCAAAATCAGGACGATCTGCTGATTATGGGCATGGTGCCGGACAGCAATGGCATCAATCTGCTGCCCTTTCTGGACAATTTGCTGGTACCGGTCGTGCGGGCAAATGATCCGCTGTTGCAACAGCCCATCGATACTCAGACCTTTCTGGATGCAGGCCTGCTGATTCGTGAGCAGGGCTCAGGCACCCGTCATGCTCTGGAGCAATGGTGTCGGGAACAGAAACTACAGCTGAATCCGAAAATGGAGATGGGCTCGAATGATGCCATCAAGCATGGTGTTCTGGCGGACTTGGGCGTGGCGGTACTACCTAAAGTCAGCATCAGTTCAGAACTACAACTCGGCAGCCTTGAAATACTGAAACTGCCTGGCTTCCCCCTGAGACGCTCATGGAGCCTCGTCTACCCGAAAGGCAAACATCCGACTCCTGTCATGCAGGCATTTCTGAATTTCGTAAAGACCCCACTGCCTCAAGGCATGGAGTCAATCTCCTCACCTTCCTTGATCGGAACGGCCAGGTCTTCTTTCTGA
- the yajC gene encoding preprotein translocase subunit YajC, with product MDFLFATAHAQQAAAPQNSAMFNLLFIGGMFLLFYLILWRPQAKRAKEHRELVGSLGKGDEVLTSGGILGKVTKVSDDYVTVEVAEGVELNLQKSAVAAALPKGTIKSI from the coding sequence ATGGATTTTTTATTCGCGACAGCGCATGCCCAGCAGGCTGCGGCCCCGCAAAACAGTGCCATGTTCAACCTGCTGTTTATCGGCGGTATGTTCCTGTTGTTTTACCTGATACTGTGGCGTCCCCAGGCCAAGCGCGCCAAAGAGCACCGCGAGTTGGTAGGCAGCCTGGGCAAGGGTGATGAAGTGCTGACCAGTGGTGGCATTCTGGGTAAAGTTACCAAGGTCTCTGACGATTACGTCACCGTCGAAGTCGCCGAGGGCGTTGAGCTGAATCTGCAGAAATCGGCCGTTGCGGCAGCGTTGCCCAAGGGTACCATCAAGTCCATCTGA
- the oadA gene encoding sodium-extruding oxaloacetate decarboxylase subunit alpha, translating to MMSKIHVTDVVLRDAHQSLIATRMRTEDMLPICDKLDRVGYWSLEVWGGATFDACVRFLKEDPWERLRQLRQALPNTRLQMLLRGQNLLGYRHYADDVVEAFVAKAASNGIDVFRVFDALNDLRNIETAMRAVKKAGKHAQGTICYTTSPVHTEELFVKQALALRDMGADSIAIKDMAGLLTPYATYDLVSAIKSAVELPVFIHSHATAGIADQCQLKAVEAGAEHIDTAISSFAWGTSHPATESMVAAFRGTQWDTGLDLELLTEIADYFRDVRKRYHQFESEFAREDISVQINQVPGGMMSNLANQLKEQNALSRIREVFAEIPRVRKDLGYPPLVTPSSQIVGTQAVLNVLSGERYKSITNEVKRYLQGGYGQPPAPVNTELQTRAIGKEDIIDGRPADLLKPEMERLQRDIGELAKSDEDVLTFAMFPDIGRQFLEQRQAGTLEPEPLLPEPKSGRTVEEGIATEFVIDVHGETYQVAITGVGNKEEGKRRIYLTLDGMPEEVVFQPTNAYVAEGGSGARQKASRPGHVTTTMPGNIVEVLVKEGDQVEAGRAVLIAEAMKMETEIHATIGGKVKAIHVVKGDRVTPGEVLMEIEG from the coding sequence ATCATGAGCAAAATCCATGTAACTGACGTGGTACTGCGCGATGCCCACCAATCATTAATAGCAACACGCATGCGCACCGAGGACATGTTGCCGATCTGTGACAAGCTCGACAGAGTCGGATATTGGTCTCTTGAAGTCTGGGGTGGCGCGACGTTTGACGCCTGTGTGCGTTTTCTTAAAGAGGACCCCTGGGAGCGTCTCAGGCAGTTGCGCCAGGCGCTGCCCAACACCCGGTTACAGATGCTGTTGCGGGGTCAGAATCTGCTGGGTTACCGCCATTACGCCGACGATGTCGTGGAGGCCTTTGTTGCCAAGGCGGCGAGCAATGGCATTGACGTGTTCCGGGTGTTTGATGCACTGAACGATCTGCGTAATATTGAAACAGCCATGCGCGCCGTAAAAAAAGCGGGCAAACACGCGCAGGGCACCATCTGCTACACCACCAGCCCGGTTCATACCGAGGAGCTGTTTGTTAAGCAGGCGCTGGCCCTGCGGGATATGGGTGCCGACTCAATTGCCATCAAGGATATGGCGGGACTTCTGACGCCTTATGCGACCTACGATCTGGTCAGCGCGATCAAGTCTGCCGTTGAGTTGCCCGTCTTTATTCATAGTCACGCCACCGCCGGAATCGCTGATCAATGTCAACTCAAGGCTGTCGAGGCGGGCGCCGAACATATTGACACAGCTATTTCATCCTTTGCCTGGGGCACCAGTCACCCGGCAACAGAATCGATGGTGGCGGCGTTCAGGGGCACACAGTGGGACACCGGACTGGATCTGGAGCTGCTGACCGAGATTGCTGACTACTTCCGTGATGTGCGCAAACGTTATCATCAATTTGAAAGTGAGTTCGCCCGCGAAGATATTTCTGTACAGATCAACCAGGTCCCGGGCGGCATGATGTCGAATCTTGCCAATCAGCTCAAAGAGCAGAATGCGTTGAGTCGTATTCGTGAAGTGTTTGCGGAAATTCCGCGTGTTCGTAAAGATCTGGGCTACCCGCCGCTGGTCACGCCCAGCTCCCAGATTGTCGGCACTCAGGCTGTGCTGAATGTGTTGAGCGGTGAGCGATACAAGTCGATTACCAATGAAGTGAAACGTTATTTACAGGGCGGTTATGGTCAGCCGCCGGCGCCGGTTAACACCGAGTTGCAGACTCGTGCTATCGGCAAGGAAGACATCATCGACGGCCGTCCGGCCGATCTGCTGAAGCCGGAAATGGAGCGTCTGCAGAGAGACATCGGTGAGCTGGCTAAATCCGATGAGGATGTGCTGACCTTTGCCATGTTCCCTGATATCGGCCGCCAGTTTCTGGAGCAGAGGCAGGCCGGCACGCTGGAGCCCGAACCTCTGTTGCCGGAACCGAAAAGCGGGCGAACGGTGGAAGAAGGTATTGCCACAGAGTTTGTGATCGACGTGCACGGAGAGACTTACCAGGTTGCCATTACGGGTGTGGGAAACAAGGAAGAAGGCAAGCGCAGAATTTACCTGACGCTGGACGGCATGCCGGAAGAGGTGGTCTTTCAGCCAACTAACGCCTACGTAGCCGAGGGCGGCAGCGGAGCGCGCCAGAAAGCTTCGCGACCGGGGCATGTGACGACCACCATGCCAGGCAATATTGTGGAAGTGCTGGTTAAGGAAGGCGATCAGGTGGAGGCGGGTCGTGCAGTGCTGATTGCCGAAGCCATGAAAATGGAAACCGAGATCCATGCCACCATCGGTGGCAAGGTCAAGGCAATTCACGTTGTAAAAGGCGACCGCGTCACACCCGGTGAGGTACTGATGGAGATCGAAGGCTGA
- a CDS encoding acetyl-CoA carboxylase biotin carboxylase subunit, with the protein MLKKILIANRGEIAVRIVRACAEMNIRSVAVYTEADRHALHVKRADEAHFVGEDPLAGYLDPRQLVNLAVQTGCDAIHPGYGFLSENADFARICEARGIRFIGPCAEVIEKMGDKTAARASMIAAGVPVTPGSEGNLADLDEALQVAGEIGYPVMLKATSGGGGRGIRRCDSPEELRSQFPRVISEATKAFGSADVFLEKCIVDPRHIEVQVLADGQANVIHLYERDCSIQRRNQKLIEIAPSPQITPEQRQYLGELAVRAAKAVNYENAGTVEFLVTGHEIYFMEMNTRVQVEHTISEQITGVDIVQEQIRIASGLPLRYRQEDISFRGYALQFRINAEDPKNNFLPSFGRITRYYAPGGPGVRTDTAIYTGYTIPPYYDSMCLKLIVWALTWEEALNRGSRALSDMRVQGVKTTARYYQEILQDVDFRSGEFTTSFVPDHPQLLDYSEKRNPNELALAIAAALAAHAGV; encoded by the coding sequence ATGCTTAAAAAAATTCTGATAGCCAATCGCGGTGAAATTGCTGTGCGCATCGTACGCGCCTGCGCCGAGATGAATATTCGCTCGGTTGCCGTTTATACCGAGGCTGACCGCCATGCGTTGCATGTCAAGCGCGCCGACGAAGCACATTTTGTTGGTGAAGATCCGTTGGCTGGCTATCTGGATCCCAGGCAGCTGGTGAATCTGGCGGTGCAGACCGGTTGCGATGCGATTCACCCAGGCTATGGCTTTTTATCAGAAAACGCCGATTTTGCCCGTATCTGTGAGGCTAGAGGTATCCGATTTATCGGACCTTGTGCTGAGGTCATTGAAAAAATGGGCGATAAAACGGCGGCACGAGCCAGCATGATTGCCGCTGGTGTACCGGTCACACCTGGGTCAGAAGGTAATTTGGCAGATCTCGATGAGGCCCTGCAGGTGGCCGGGGAAATAGGTTATCCGGTCATGTTGAAAGCCACTTCCGGTGGCGGCGGAAGGGGCATCAGACGCTGTGATTCGCCGGAGGAGCTGCGCTCGCAGTTTCCGCGTGTCATATCCGAAGCCACCAAAGCATTCGGTTCCGCAGATGTGTTTCTGGAAAAATGCATTGTTGATCCCCGCCATATTGAGGTGCAGGTGCTGGCTGACGGCCAGGCCAATGTGATTCATCTTTACGAGCGTGACTGCTCCATTCAAAGGCGTAATCAGAAACTGATCGAGATTGCACCCAGCCCCCAGATTACGCCGGAACAGCGTCAGTATCTGGGCGAGCTGGCGGTGCGTGCTGCCAAGGCTGTGAATTACGAAAATGCCGGTACAGTTGAATTTCTGGTGACCGGACATGAAATTTATTTCATGGAGATGAATACCCGTGTTCAGGTCGAGCACACCATATCCGAGCAGATTACCGGCGTGGATATCGTGCAGGAACAGATTCGTATCGCATCGGGGTTGCCACTGCGATATCGTCAAGAGGATATCAGTTTCCGTGGCTACGCACTGCAATTCCGTATCAACGCGGAAGATCCCAAAAACAATTTTCTGCCCAGCTTTGGGCGCATTACGCGCTACTATGCACCCGGTGGTCCGGGCGTGCGGACTGACACAGCTATTTATACCGGCTACACCATTCCACCTTATTACGACTCAATGTGCCTGAAATTGATTGTCTGGGCACTGACCTGGGAGGAAGCGCTCAACCGGGGTTCCCGGGCGCTTTCAGATATGCGTGTGCAGGGGGTAAAAACCACCGCTCGCTACTACCAGGAGATTCTGCAGGATGTGGATTTTCGCAGTGGCGAATTTACGACCAGTTTTGTGCCGGATCATCCGCAATTACTGGACTACTCAGAAAAGCGTAATCCAAACGAACTGGCTCTGGCCATTGCTGCCGCCCTTGCTGCCCATGCGGGCGTTTAA
- the secF gene encoding protein translocase subunit SecF, whose amino-acid sequence MALFKSDIDFMSQRKRRITSTISGIMLLIAVLTLIFNRFEFGLDFTSGTLIEVGYPDSINPELVRQQLVDAGYEQAVVVAFGSDRDLLVRLPVDADEDDLEAASAASSLGNEVLGVLQQVSDVPVEMRRSEYVGPKVGAELAEKGALALLVALGIVMLYVAVRFQYKFAVAAVMALAHDVVVVLGIISLLHLTFDLTVLAALLAVIGYSLNDTIVVFDRARENFRTMRTTDPEVILNTTLNQVISRTFVTSLTTLLALFAMLFMGGEAIRGFAMSLIVGVSVGTYTSLHISCNFLMYLKIQKEDLAVPIKEGEEIDSMP is encoded by the coding sequence ATGGCACTGTTTAAATCCGATATCGATTTCATGAGTCAGCGCAAGCGCCGCATTACCAGTACGATTTCTGGAATCATGCTGCTGATAGCTGTACTTACGCTGATATTCAATCGTTTTGAGTTTGGTCTGGATTTCACCAGTGGAACCCTGATCGAAGTCGGCTATCCCGACAGTATTAATCCGGAGCTGGTCAGACAGCAACTGGTGGACGCTGGTTACGAGCAGGCGGTGGTTGTGGCTTTCGGTTCGGACCGCGACCTGCTCGTGCGCCTGCCCGTTGACGCGGATGAGGACGATCTCGAGGCAGCTAGTGCGGCCTCGTCGCTGGGCAATGAAGTTTTGGGCGTATTGCAGCAGGTCAGTGATGTGCCGGTGGAGATGCGACGTTCGGAATATGTGGGTCCGAAAGTGGGTGCCGAATTGGCTGAGAAAGGGGCGCTGGCTTTGCTGGTGGCGCTGGGTATCGTCATGCTCTACGTGGCGGTCCGCTTTCAGTACAAATTTGCCGTGGCGGCCGTGATGGCCCTGGCGCATGACGTTGTGGTCGTGCTGGGTATCATTTCTCTGTTGCATCTGACCTTCGATCTGACAGTACTGGCGGCCTTGTTGGCGGTTATTGGCTACTCATTGAATGACACCATCGTGGTTTTTGACCGGGCGCGAGAGAATTTCCGCACCATGCGCACGACCGATCCGGAAGTCATTCTGAATACAACCCTGAATCAGGTTATTTCACGGACCTTTGTTACCTCCTTGACCACCTTGCTGGCGTTGTTTGCAATGTTGTTCATGGGTGGTGAGGCGATCCGCGGCTTTGCAATGTCATTGATTGTGGGTGTCAGCGTGGGTACCTATACTTCGTTGCATATCAGCTGTAATTTCCTGATGTATCTGAAAATTCAGAAAGAAGACCTGGCCGTTCCGATCAAGGAAGGTGAGGAGATTGACTCCATGCCTTGA
- the secD gene encoding protein translocase subunit SecD: protein MLNKFPLWKNILVATIVLLGLIYASPNLFPDDPAIQISHENIEVTEIDVGMATDALRAAGIDFFGDELTDVGGLIRFNSLDDQLRGKSVIEQNLGSGYIVALNLAPTTPGFLQAMGAGKMNLGLDLQGGVHFLMEVDMETALRRRMENTLSTIRQELRNERIRARSITLEEINLIELAFDDEESRNQARSIVRDNFVDLQIQARERAGRYLLALSMTPENVLQLERDTIAANQTSILNRVDSLGVAEPVVQQQGPNRIVVELPGVQDTAQAKRILQRIATLQFHLEAGPGASPGTYETYEYQGQQIRVNNDVILQGDRISNVRSALDQYGQPQVVINLDAQGGSQFNRITRENIGNLMDILLIETRTRTVLEPDENGEMVERQETYEERRLISHAVIRAALGREFVITGLSAREANDLSLLIRSGALAAPMYFIEERTVGPSLGAENIAQGSQAVLLGYILVLSFMLYYYRLFGLAANIALVINVILLVSIMSIISATLTLPGIFGIVLTIGMAVDANVLIFTRIREEIVSGLSPQNAISSGFDRAFSTIVDANLTTFLVAMVLFTVGTGPVKGFAVTLMVGIVTSMFSAIMVTRAIVNLMYGGRKVQSLSIGPFIKA from the coding sequence ATGCTGAACAAGTTTCCACTCTGGAAAAATATACTGGTAGCGACGATAGTGCTGCTGGGACTTATTTATGCCTCGCCCAACCTGTTTCCGGATGATCCGGCTATTCAGATATCGCATGAAAATATTGAGGTCACCGAAATCGACGTGGGTATGGCAACGGATGCCTTGCGTGCGGCCGGTATCGACTTTTTTGGTGATGAACTGACCGATGTTGGCGGCCTGATTCGTTTTAACAGCCTGGATGACCAGTTGCGCGGAAAAAGCGTTATTGAGCAGAATCTGGGTTCGGGTTATATCGTGGCGCTGAACCTGGCGCCAACCACACCGGGATTCCTGCAGGCCATGGGTGCTGGCAAGATGAATCTGGGTCTGGACTTGCAGGGTGGTGTGCACTTTCTGATGGAAGTGGATATGGAAACTGCGCTGCGTCGACGCATGGAAAACACACTAAGTACCATTCGCCAGGAGTTACGTAACGAGCGTATCCGTGCCCGTTCCATCACACTGGAAGAAATCAATCTGATCGAACTGGCTTTCGATGATGAGGAGTCGCGCAATCAGGCTCGCAGTATTGTGCGAGACAATTTCGTAGATCTGCAGATTCAGGCTCGTGAGCGGGCTGGACGATATTTGCTGGCACTGTCCATGACACCAGAGAATGTGCTGCAGTTAGAACGTGACACTATTGCAGCCAATCAGACGAGTATTCTTAACCGCGTAGATTCTCTTGGTGTAGCCGAGCCGGTTGTTCAGCAACAGGGTCCCAACCGAATTGTTGTGGAGCTGCCCGGTGTTCAGGATACTGCGCAGGCCAAACGCATTCTGCAGCGTATTGCCACGTTGCAATTCCATCTTGAAGCGGGTCCCGGTGCATCACCGGGCACCTACGAAACCTATGAATATCAAGGTCAGCAGATCCGGGTGAACAATGATGTCATCCTGCAAGGTGACCGCATCAGTAATGTGCGCTCAGCGCTGGATCAATATGGACAGCCGCAGGTAGTTATCAACCTGGATGCACAGGGTGGCAGTCAGTTCAATCGCATTACCAGGGAAAACATCGGTAATCTGATGGATATTCTGCTGATTGAAACCCGCACTCGCACGGTGTTGGAACCCGACGAGAATGGCGAGATGGTGGAACGACAGGAAACTTACGAAGAACGTCGCCTGATCAGCCACGCGGTGATCCGTGCCGCGCTGGGGCGGGAGTTTGTGATCACCGGCTTGAGTGCGCGTGAAGCCAATGACCTTTCCCTGCTGATTCGATCCGGTGCGCTGGCAGCCCCTATGTACTTTATTGAAGAGCGCACTGTAGGCCCGAGTCTTGGTGCTGAAAATATTGCTCAGGGCTCTCAGGCGGTGTTGCTGGGTTATATCCTGGTGCTGTCCTTCATGCTCTATTACTATCGACTATTCGGTCTGGCAGCCAATATCGCCCTGGTTATCAACGTGATACTGCTGGTTTCCATCATGTCGATTATTTCAGCAACACTTACCTTGCCGGGTATCTTCGGTATCGTGCTGACGATTGGTATGGCCGTGGATGCTAATGTTCTGATATTTACTCGTATCCGGGAAGAGATAGTCTCGGGACTTTCGCCGCAGAATGCCATTTCTTCCGGTTTCGACCGGGCATTCTCAACGATTGTCGATGCCAACCTGACCACCTTCCTGGTAGCCATGGTGCTGTTTACAGTTGGTACCGGACCGGTAAAGGGGTTTGCGGTGACACTGATGGTGGGTATTGTCACGTCAATGTTCTCGGCCATTATGGTTACACGAGCCATTGTTAATCTGATGTACGGTGGTCGCAAGGTCCAATCCTTGTCAATAGGGCCGTTTATCAAGGCGTAA
- the panP gene encoding pyridoxal-dependent aspartate 1-decarboxylase PanP, with translation MSESKKLASASLESLYRIFTVPEAPDSTLGRIDQSISQNLAGFLQEHIVASERDLSDIEKDFADPQIPEQPTFVSDQIQFVLDKLVAQSVHISAPSFVGHMASALPYFMLPLSRIMMALNQNLVKVETSKAFTPMERQVVGMIHHLVYGRDKDFYTQWMHDRAHALGSFCSGGTIANLTALWAARNNVLAPTEGFAGLGQEGLVAGMQHYGYKGLAILVSERGHYSLGKAADILGIGRRSLIAIETDANNKIRTDLLAKKCDELAAANIKVMAIVGIAGASETGSIDPLDQMADIAQERGIHFHVDSAWGGPTLFSNTYRPLLKGIERADSVTLDAHKQLYVPMGAGICVFKEPSTLSSVEHHAEYIIRKGSKDLGSHTVEGSRPGMAILVHSGLHIIGRQGYELLIDQGISRARHFADMIRADKDFELISEPELNILTYRYVPQDIQTALESAPASLRTEVNEQLNLVTKRIQKTQRGLGRSFVSRTRLNPHHHNRNAVIVFRAVLANPLTTNQILQDMLAEQKEIAATPPIQALLKQVRNLFCGC, from the coding sequence ATGAGCGAAAGTAAAAAACTGGCCAGCGCCAGCCTCGAGTCTTTGTACCGGATTTTCACTGTACCGGAGGCACCGGATTCAACGCTGGGGCGAATCGATCAATCAATATCACAGAATCTTGCCGGTTTTCTGCAGGAACATATTGTCGCCTCAGAGCGCGATCTTTCAGATATCGAAAAGGATTTCGCCGACCCACAGATCCCGGAACAGCCGACCTTCGTTTCTGATCAGATCCAGTTTGTACTGGATAAACTGGTCGCTCAATCTGTACACATTTCGGCACCGAGTTTTGTCGGTCATATGGCCTCGGCGCTACCCTATTTCATGCTGCCGCTCTCGCGCATCATGATGGCTCTGAACCAGAACCTGGTAAAGGTTGAAACTTCCAAAGCCTTTACACCGATGGAGCGCCAGGTCGTCGGCATGATCCATCATCTGGTATACGGCCGGGACAAGGATTTTTACACCCAATGGATGCACGACAGGGCCCATGCACTGGGCAGCTTCTGCTCTGGTGGTACAATCGCCAATCTGACGGCGCTGTGGGCGGCACGCAATAACGTATTGGCGCCAACTGAAGGCTTCGCTGGACTGGGGCAGGAAGGCCTGGTGGCCGGCATGCAGCACTACGGATACAAAGGGCTGGCCATTCTGGTCTCAGAACGCGGCCACTATTCGCTGGGTAAGGCCGCCGATATTCTGGGCATAGGCCGCCGTTCGTTGATCGCTATCGAAACCGACGCCAACAATAAAATCCGCACTGACCTGCTGGCCAAAAAATGTGATGAACTGGCTGCGGCCAATATCAAAGTAATGGCCATTGTCGGCATTGCCGGTGCATCTGAAACCGGCAGCATAGATCCGCTGGACCAGATGGCCGATATCGCTCAGGAGCGCGGCATACACTTTCACGTCGACTCAGCCTGGGGCGGACCCACGCTGTTCTCGAATACCTACCGCCCCCTGCTGAAGGGCATTGAAAGAGCCGATTCAGTCACTCTGGATGCCCATAAGCAGCTATATGTACCCATGGGTGCCGGCATTTGTGTATTCAAGGAGCCCAGCACGCTGAGTAGCGTCGAGCATCATGCGGAGTACATAATACGCAAAGGCTCCAAAGATCTGGGCAGCCATACAGTCGAAGGTTCACGGCCGGGCATGGCGATCCTGGTGCACTCGGGATTGCATATTATCGGACGCCAGGGTTATGAACTGCTTATTGATCAGGGCATCAGTCGCGCCAGACATTTTGCCGATATGATTCGGGCCGACAAGGATTTTGAACTGATCAGCGAGCCCGAATTGAATATTCTGACCTATCGTTATGTACCGCAGGATATTCAGACGGCTCTGGAATCGGCACCGGCCAGCCTGCGCACCGAGGTCAACGAACAGCTGAACCTGGTCACCAAACGCATTCAGAAAACTCAGCGCGGGCTTGGACGATCATTCGTTTCACGAACCCGGCTTAATCCCCATCATCACAACAGGAATGCGGTCATCGTCTTCCGGGCTGTACTGGCCAACCCGCTGACGACCAATCAGATTCTTCAGGACATGCTGGCGGAGCAAAAAGAGATCGCAGCTACCCCGCCGATACAGGCACTGCTGAAGCAGGTTCGCAACCTGTTCTGCGGCTGCTGA